From Drosophila yakuba strain Tai18E2 chromosome 2L, Prin_Dyak_Tai18E2_2.1, whole genome shotgun sequence, one genomic window encodes:
- the LOC6528000 gene encoding uncharacterized protein LOC6528000 isoform X2 produces MISVALIILCFFPFVQNEYFRPSYQVLLRRRTTSGDLIDGHCYGNIVQSRLVLTSASCLLSASEFVNGRELLKADGLAVSFKGEDLSELIYLVGGIDIYPGFNFSSLENDIAILKLSTQLPLSERNDIEWVLVADYDFTDSPLQEGVESYVWKNSDGENIYPGYGVIHESNLVGIISYGPPSKNKRESNLEVRNPNRFTQLNPYLSWIYTIIQNAEIADIQNNNYSASLPYRQRKTAEIVEEFIEPDAVYFSDPTNPIRDDFKTDVEDLTNSETDAVNVESVSEDFINTEDLLNKNIESKIEFLKNGANIYNAKGVCAWMFLFNLLLAKTRTINFFFS; encoded by the exons ATGATTTCGGTAGCTCTGATTATATTGTGCTTTTTCCCGTTTGTGCAAAATGAGTACTTTCGTCCTTCCTACCAAGTCCTTTTGCGCAGAAGGACTACTTCAGGAGATTTAATCGACGGCCACTGCTATGGAAACATCGTTCAGAGCCGTCTGGTTTTAACATCAGCATCTTGTTTATTGAGTGCTAGCGAGTTCGTAAATGGAAGAGAATTGTTAAAAGCTGATGGGTTGGCGGTATCCTTTAAAGGTGAAGACCTGAGCGAGTTGATATATCTTGTTGGTGGCATAGACATCTATCCAGGGTTTAACTTCTCATCGTTGGAGAATGATATAGCGATCCTAAAACTCAGTACGCAACTTCCTCTTTCTGAGCGAAACGATATTGAATGGGTTTTAGTCGCTGACTACGATTTTACCGATTCGCCATTGCAGGAGGGCGTGGAATCTTAC GTTTGGAAAAATTCGGATggagaaaatatatatccGGGATATGGCGTTATTCATGAAAGTAATTTAGTTGGAATTATTTCCTATGGCCCGCCATCGAAAAACAAACGGGAATCTAATCTTGAAGTTCGAAACCCAAATAGGTTTACGCAATTAAACCCCTATTTAAGTTGGATATATACAATAATACAGAATGCAGAGATTGCGGACATTCAAAATAACAACTACAGTGCATCTCTTCCTTATCGTCAAAGAAAAACCGCCGAAATAG TTGAGGAATTTATTGAACCTGATGCAGTATACTTTTCTGACCCAACAAACCCCA taAGAGATGACTTTAAAACTGATGTAGAAGATTTGACTAATTCAGAAActg ATGCTGTAAACGTGGAGAGCGTGTCAGAAGATTTCATAAACACAGAGGACCTAT taaacaaaaacatcGAAAGTAAGATAGAATTCTTAAAAAACGGAGCAAACATTTATAACGCCAAAGGCGTTTGTGCATGGATGTTCTTATTTAATCTACTTCTAGCGAAAACTCGCACAATaaatttcttcttttcttAA
- the LOC6528000 gene encoding uncharacterized protein LOC6528000 isoform X1, which produces MISVALIILCFFPFVQNEYFRPSYQVLLRRRTTSGDLIDGHCYGNIVQSRLVLTSASCLLSASEFVNGRELLKADGLAVSFKGEDLSELIYLVGGIDIYPGFNFSSLENDIAILKLSTQLPLSERNDIEWVLVADYDFTDSPLQEGVESYVWKNSDGENIYPGYGVIHESNLVGIISYGPPSKNKRESNLEVRNPNRFTQLNPYLSWIYTIIQNAEIADIQNNNYSASLPYRQRKTAEIVRDDFKTDVEDLTNSETDAVNVESVSEDFINTEDLLNKNIESKIEFLKNGANIYNAKGVCAWMFLFNLLLAKTRTINFFFS; this is translated from the exons ATGATTTCGGTAGCTCTGATTATATTGTGCTTTTTCCCGTTTGTGCAAAATGAGTACTTTCGTCCTTCCTACCAAGTCCTTTTGCGCAGAAGGACTACTTCAGGAGATTTAATCGACGGCCACTGCTATGGAAACATCGTTCAGAGCCGTCTGGTTTTAACATCAGCATCTTGTTTATTGAGTGCTAGCGAGTTCGTAAATGGAAGAGAATTGTTAAAAGCTGATGGGTTGGCGGTATCCTTTAAAGGTGAAGACCTGAGCGAGTTGATATATCTTGTTGGTGGCATAGACATCTATCCAGGGTTTAACTTCTCATCGTTGGAGAATGATATAGCGATCCTAAAACTCAGTACGCAACTTCCTCTTTCTGAGCGAAACGATATTGAATGGGTTTTAGTCGCTGACTACGATTTTACCGATTCGCCATTGCAGGAGGGCGTGGAATCTTAC GTTTGGAAAAATTCGGATggagaaaatatatatccGGGATATGGCGTTATTCATGAAAGTAATTTAGTTGGAATTATTTCCTATGGCCCGCCATCGAAAAACAAACGGGAATCTAATCTTGAAGTTCGAAACCCAAATAGGTTTACGCAATTAAACCCCTATTTAAGTTGGATATATACAATAATACAGAATGCAGAGATTGCGGACATTCAAAATAACAACTACAGTGCATCTCTTCCTTATCGTCAAAGAAAAACCGCCGAAATAG taAGAGATGACTTTAAAACTGATGTAGAAGATTTGACTAATTCAGAAActg ATGCTGTAAACGTGGAGAGCGTGTCAGAAGATTTCATAAACACAGAGGACCTAT taaacaaaaacatcGAAAGTAAGATAGAATTCTTAAAAAACGGAGCAAACATTTATAACGCCAAAGGCGTTTGTGCATGGATGTTCTTATTTAATCTACTTCTAGCGAAAACTCGCACAATaaatttcttcttttcttAA
- the LOC6528001 gene encoding E3 ubiquitin-protein ligase Ufd4 — protein sequence MGDVDPETLLEWLSMGQGDERDMQLIALEQLCMLLLMSDNVDRCFESCPPRTFLPALCKIFLDELAPENVLEVTARAITYYLDVSAECTRRIVSIDGAIKAICNHLVVADLSSRTSRDLAEQCIKVLELICTREAGAVFEGGGLNCVLSFIRDCGSQVHKDTLHSAMSVVSRLCTKVEPNTPCIQNCVESLSTLLQHEDSMVSDGALKCFASVADRFTRKWVDPAPLAEYGLTTELLKRLKSVGGNNHSSLSAAGTQPTSSSQPVATTNSDAINENVAGTATISNSTKVKSSDAAASPQSISTTISLLSTLCRGSPSITHDILRSQLADALERALQGDERCVLDCMRFADLLLLLLFEGRQALNRGSNNPNQGQLAPRPRRNNTNTDRTHRQLIDCIRSKDSEALREAIESGGIDVNCMDDVGQTLLNWASAFGTLEMVEYLCEKGADVNKGQRSSSLHYAACFGRPAIAKILLKFGAYPDLRDEDGKTPLDKARERLDDGHREVAAILQSPGEWMSPDHSLLNKDGKKYTLMEPRGDPEMAPIYLKVLLPIFCRTFLGSMLGSVRRASLALIKKIVQYAYPTVLQSLSETSFSEDAASTSEQNGGNLLIEVVASVLDNEDDDEGHLIVLNIIEEIMCKTQEEFLDHFARLGVFAKVQALMDNDAEELYVQLPGSSEEPAPTQRSSTSMAVTPRSTSDDPMEDAKEILQGKPYHWREWSICRGRDCLYVWSDSVALELSNGSNGWFRFIIDGKLATMYSSGSPENGNDSSENRGEFLEKLMRARSCVIAGVVSQPILPTASALRLVVGNWVLQSQKTNQLQIHNTEGHQVTVLQDDLPGFIFESNRGTKHTFSAETVLGPDFASGWSTAKKKRNKSKTEGQKFQVRNLSREIYNKYFKSAQTIPRGAVAILTDIVKQIELSFEEQHMAPNGNWETTLSDALMKLSQLIHEDGVVSAYEMHSSGLVQALVAVLSVNHWETNSPRCKRNKMQKQRVSVFKKCILEDNVESATNKPRTKSTASILIQKLVSVLESTEKLPVYLYDTPCTGYSLQILQKRLRFRLERAECESTLFDRSGRTLKMEPLATIGQLSKYLLKMVAKQWYDLDRSTYFYLKKIREHRTGTVFTHSFDFDEEGLLFYIGSNAKTCDWVNPAQYGLVQVTSSEGKTLPYGKLEDILSRDSISLNCHTKDNKKAWFAIDLGVYIIPTAYTLRHARGYGRSALRNWLLQGSKDGLTWTTLSTHVDDKSLVEPGSTATWPITCATDDSVRYRHIRIQQNGRNASGQTHYLSLSGFEIYGRVVGVADDIGKSVKEAEAKIRRERRQIRAQLKHMTTGARVIRGVDWRWEEQDGCAEGTITGEIHNGWIDVKWDHGVRNSYRMGAEGKYDLKLADCEFLSTFDGNQSIGTASAAPKASEKGNTLTSRKSSSTPSLPEATEKNQNTEGASNQTVSADNLAWKQAVETIAENVFASAKTQIISNQLAMNTSSSREARAKHKESGTNQVHKDNISGPSPLSRELEHISDLSAINNSMPAINSSIVSDLATISENLSLTELSKENICSVLTPSYKPAESVTASQSSSHPDVQSSSPRENDIKNISNIEENNKMNANNSVNKISKDLLANLRTSNIAGCPPVTQLSTEALEMIDKMRDGVDMIRNNSNNILSTDTFPVPCTNVPVGVKKTPKAQALINPDNANQKQIIVTTEEFPTKSSKKPSVTLKPGQQPNAVLSIVDIKDPQIATENVSVPSQMSISVPNLTTTSASEVPSTSEVATHTGLLETFAAIARRRTSQGTNIQDNQIMNAESNVNEHGDQNASGSFLGHSVTSLVKLALSSNFHSGLLSTAQSYPSLSSNNSENIAPSNPTNTSAGQQSASTINHTLTMSLTSTSSDSEQVSLEDFLESCRAPALLGDLDDEDDMDEDNDEEENEDEYEEVGNTLLQVMVSRNLLTFMDDEAMENRLVGVTKRKSWDDEFVLKRQFSALIPAFDPRPGRTNVNQTSDLEISPLGVELPKPQQSGPETIEQPLLGLKLRGPGIGGIPEVEIDLSNTDWTIFRAVQELLQCSQLNKMDKFRKIWEPTYTIVYREVSPEAQETTCLDPEEFPQTPDVSSKSGASTLSPNSPMHIGFNVADNNLCSVDDVLELLTQINGLNQSEIDSDVKEHGVSVLSEDLFISKKITNKLQQQIQDPLVLASNALPNWCENLNQSCPFLFPFETRQLYFNCTSFGASRSIVCLQSQRDVTVERQRIPIMSPRRDDHEFRIGRLKHERVKVPRNEDLLMWAMQVMKTHCNRKSVLEVEFLDEEGTGLGPTLEFYALVAAEIQRSDLCMWLSDDELGEDTESSPLSAEGNSKPVGYYVNRREHGIFPAPLPQNTEICEKVLKYFWFFGVFVAKVLQDMRLVDIPLSTSFLQLLCHNKVLSRNLQKVISDRRNGDLSVVSEESDIVETCTKLLRTDSNKSNAFGGILSLENLKEIDPTRYQFLQEMQNLLMRKQSIEFDETISAEKKQELINELKLHTQNGLEVSLEDLALTFTYLPSSSIYGYTQAELLPNGSSVNVTIDNLEAYCELLMNFILQDGIAQQMKAFSDGFNEVFPLKKLAAFTPSEARMMICGEQFPHWSREDIISYTEPKLGYNKDSPGFQRFVNVLLSMSGDERKAFLQFTTGCSSLPPGGLANLHPRLTVVRKVDAGVGSYPSVNTCVHYLKLPDYPTEEIMKERLLTATKEKGFHLN from the exons ATGGGCGATGTCGACCCCGAGACGCTGCTGGAATGGTTGTCCATGGGACAAGGAGATGAGCGGGATATGCAACTGATCGCACTGGAGCAGCTGTGTATGCTGCTCCTGATGTCCGATAATGTAGATCGTTGCTTCGAAAG TTGCCCTCCTCGAACATTTTTACCGGCGCTGTGTAAGATATTCCTGGACGAACTTGCACCTGAAAATGTACTCGAGGTCACTGCGCGAGCCATCACCTATTACCTGGATGTTTCGGCTGAGTGCACCAGGCGTATCGTTTCAATTGATGGCGCCATCAAAGCCATATGCAATCATTTAGTGGTTGCCGATCTATCATCGCGCACATCTCGCGATCTTGCCGAGCAATGTATCAAGGTGCTCGAGCTGATTTGCACCCGAGAGGCGGGCGCCGTCTTCGAGGGCGGCGGCCTCAACTGCGTCCTGTCCTTCATTCGGGACTGCGGCTCGCAGGTTCACAAGGACACCTTACACTCGGCCATGTCCGTGGTATCCAGGCTCTGCACCAAGGTGGAGCCCAACACCCCCTGCATTCAGAACTGCGTCGAGAGCCTGAGCACTCTGCTGCAGCACGAAGACTCAATGGTATCCGATGGAGCCCTTAAGTGCTTTGCCTCTGTAGCGGATCGATTCACACGAAAGTGGGTGGACCCAGCCCCATTGGCAGAGTACGGCCTGACAACCGAGTTGTTGAAGCGCCTGAAAAGTGTCGGAGGAAACAACCACTCTTCGCTATCAGCGGCTGGCACCCAACCGACCAGCTCTAGCCAGCCCGTTGCAACCACAAACTCGGATGCCATTAATGAAAACGTGGCGGGAACTGCAACCATATCCAACAGCACAAAGGTTAAGTCATCTGATGCCGCCGCATCGCCGCAGTCGATATCAACTACGATTTCCTTGTTGTCCACACTTTGTCGCGGATCTCCTTCGATTACCCATGACATATTGCGATCCCAGTTGGCCGATGCCCTCGAAAGAGCTCTGCAGGGCGATGAGCGTTGCGTGCTGGACTGCATGCGATTCGCGGATCTCTTGCTGTTATTATTGTTCGAGGGACGCCAAGCGTTAAACCGAGGAAGTAACAACCCGAATCAGGGACAATTGGCGCCTCGACCAAGACGTAATAATACAAACACCGATCGTACACATCGCCAGCTCATTGATTGCATACGATCGAAGGACTCGGAAGCCCTTCGCGAGGCCATCGAATCCGGCGGTATTGACGTCAATTGTATGGACGATGTGGGCCAAACACTTCTTAACTGGGCTTCGGCCTTCGGCACTTTGGAAATGGTAGAATATTTGTGTGAGAAAGGAGCCGATGTCAACAAGGGTCAACGAAGTTCGTCCCTACACTATGCCGCTTGTTTTGGTCGCCCGGCCATTGCGAAAATCCTGCTGAAATTCGGAGCCTATCCGGATTTGCGAGATGAAGATGGCAAAACACCATTGGATAAGGCGCGCGAAAGATTGGACGACGGCCATCGGGAGGTGGCCGCAATTTTGCAATCGCCCGGGGAGTGGATGTCTCCAGATCATTCGCTACTCAACAAAGATGGGAAAAAGTACACACTTATGGAGCCCCGGGGTGATCCGGAAATGGCGCCCATTTACCTAAAGGTGCTTCTGCCCATATTCTGTAGAACCTTCTTGGGCTCGATGCTGGGCAGCGTCCGGCGGGCCAGTTTGGCCCTGATTAAAAAGATTGTACAGTACGCGTACCCAACGGTGCTTCAAAGTCTCAGTGAAACCAGTTTTAGCGAAGATGCGGCGTCGACATCGGAGCAAAATGGTGGGAACCTACTCATTGAGGTGGTCGCCAGTGTCCTAGATAACGAG GATGACGATGAAGGTcatttaatagttttaaacATTATTGAGGAAATTATGTGTAAAACACAAGAGGAATTCCTCGACCATTTTGCAAGGCTAGGAGTGTTTGCAAAGGTACAAGCCCTGATGGACAATGATGCGGAGGAACTTTATGTGCAATTACCAGGGAGCTCAGAGGAACCAGCCCCAACGCAAAGATCTTCGACCAGTATGGCTGTCACTCCTAGGTCAACTTCAG ATGATCCTATGGAGGACGCAAAGGAGATATTGCAAGGGAAACCCTATCACTGGCGTGAGTGGAGCATTTGCCGAGGCCGGGATTGTTTGTACGTCTGGTCGGACTCAGTGGCCCTTGAGCTTTCCAATGGCTCAAACGGATGGTTCCGCTTCATAATAGACGGCAAACTGGCAACGATGTACTCCAGTGGAAGCCCCGAGAACGGAAATGATAGTTCTG AAAATCGTGGCGAGTTTCTTGAGAAACTAATGCGTGCTCGATCCTGCGTGATTGCAGGAGTTGTATCACAGCCAATTTTGCCCACTGCGAGTGCGCTTCGCTTAGTTGTTGGAAACTGGGTTCTGCAGTCACAGAAAACAAACCAACTTCAAATACACAACACCGAAGGCCACCAAGTTACCGTGCTGCAGGATGATTTGcctggttttatttttgaaagcAATCGAGGAACGAAGCATACCTTCTCGGCAGAAACTGTCCTGGGTCCCGATTTCGCATCCGGTTGGTCAACGGCTAAAAAGAAGCGCAACAAGTCAAAGACGGAAGGTCAAAAGTTCCAGGTTCGAAACCTATCGCGGGAAATTTATAACAAGTACTTCAAGTCTGCGCAAACTATTCCTCGGGGCGCCGTAGCCATACTTACGGATATAGTGAAGCAAATTGAGCTATCCTTTGAGGAGCAGCACATGGCACCAAATGGAAACTGGGAGACCACACTTTCGGACGCCCTAATGAAGCTATCTCAACTAATACATGAAGACGGCGTTGTAAGCGCCTATGAAATGCATTCGTCGGGATTGGTACAAGCTTTGGTAGCCGTATTGTCGGTCAATCATTGGGAAACTAATTCACCTCGCTGCAAGcgaaacaaaatgcaaaaacaacgAGTTTCCGTATTCAAGAAATGTATACTGGAGGACAACGTTGAGTCTGCAACGAACAAACCAAGAACTAAAAGTACTGCAAgtattttaattcaaaagcTTGTGTCGGTTTTGGAAAGCACAGAGAAGCTGCCAGTGTACTTGTACGATACTCCGTGCACTGGATATAGTTTGCAAATTTTGCAGAAAAGACTTCGCTTCCGTTTGGAGCGTGCAGAATGCGAAAGCACATTGTTCGATCGATCGGGACGAACTCTTAAAATGGAACCATTGGCAACGATTGGACAACTTTCCAAATATCTACTGAAAATGGTGGCAAAACAATGGTACGACCTCGACCGGTCAacatacttttatttaaaaaaaattcggGAGCATAGGACCGGAACCGTGTTTACGCACTCCTTTGATTTCGACGAGGAAGGCTTGTTATTCTACATTGGCTCCAATGCAAAGACGTGCGATTGGGTAAACCCAGCGCAATATGGTCTGGTGCAAGTGACAAGTTCGGAGGGAAAGACTTTACCCTATGGAAAACTAGAGGATATTCTATCTCGCGATAGCATCTCACTGAATTGTCACACCAAGGACAACAAAAAGGCTTGGTTCGCCATCGACTTGGGGGTCTATATAATTCCCACTGCTTATACGCTGCGCCATGCCCGCGGATATGGAAGATCGGCTTTGAGAAATTGGCTACTTCAAGGCTCAAAAGATGGCTTAACTTGGACCACCCTCAGCACACATGTGGATGACAAGAGTCTTGTGGAGCCTGGCAGCACAGCCACTTGGCCCATTACCTGTGCAACTGACGATTCCGTAAGGTACCGCCACATTAGAATCCAGCAAAATGGGCGCAATGCGTCTGGCCAAACTCATTATCTGAGTTTGAGTGGCTTCGAAATCTATGGGCGTGTCGTGGGAGTTGCCGATGATATCGGAAAGAGTGTCAAGGAAGCGGAGGCAAAAATAAGGCGCGAGAGGCGGCAAATAAGGGCACAGCTCAAGCACATGACCACCGGAGCACGAGTGATTCGTGGTGTCGACTGGCGTTGGGAGGAACAGGATGGATGTGCCGAGGGCACAATAACCGGCGAAATACACAACGGCTGGATCGATGTGAAGTGGGACCATGGCGTACGCAACTCCTATCGCATGGGAGCCGAAGGAAAGTACGATTTAAAGTTGGCTGATTGCGAGTTTCTATCCACCTTCGACGGAAATCAGTCGATAGGTACTGCGAGCGCAGCTCCAAAAGCCAGTGAGAAAGGCAATACACTCACCTCTCGCAAATCGAGCTCTACTCCATCCCTGCCCGAAGCCACTGAAAAGAATCAAAACACCGAGGGCGCGTCAAATCAAACCGTTTCGGCGGATAACTTGGCCTGGAAGCAGGCTGTGGAGACGATTGCTGAGAACGTATTTGCCTCGGCCAAAACACAGATTATATCAAACCAACTTGCTATGAACACCTCTTCCTCCAGGGAAGCTCGAGCCAAGCACAAGGAGTCTGGCACCAACCAAGTTCATAAGGACAACATAAGTGGACCGTCACCTTTGAGCCGAGAGTTGGAGCACATTTCGGACTTGTCTGCCATCAACAACTCTATGCCGGCAATTAACTCGAGCATTGTTTCCGACCTAGCCACCATTTCGGAGAACTTATCACTAACTGAATTGTCCAAAGAAAATATATGCAGCGTCCTTACGCCTTCTTACAAGCCCGCTGAGAGTGTTACTGCGAGTCAGAGCTCAAGCCATCCGGATGTACAGAGTTCATCTCCGCGTGAGAACGATATCAAAAACATATCCAACATCGAGGAAAACAATAAGATGAACGCCAATAACTCGGTGAATAAGATATCCAAGGACCTGCTCGCGAATCTCCGAACCTCAAACATTGCTGGCTGTCCACCAGTCACACAACTTTCCACCGAAGCCCTCGAAATGATCGACAAAATGCGCGATGGCGTGGACATGATTCGGAACAACTCCAATAACATTCTGTCCACGGACACTTTCCCAGTGCCCTGCACAAATGTGCCAGTTGGCGTTAAGAAGACCCCGAAGGCTCAGGCTTTAATAAATCCAGATAATGCCAACCAGAAGCAAATTATAGTTACAACTGAAGAGTTCCCCACAAAGAGTTCAAAGAAGCCCAGTGTAACCTTGAAACCAGGTCAGCAACCAAATGCTGTGTTGTCAATCGTGGACATCAAGGATCCGCAGATTGCAACCGAAAACGTTTCGGTTCCCAGCCAGATGAGTATCAGTGTTCCTAATCTGACAACAACTTCAGCTTCGGAGGTCCCCTCGACTTCCGAAGTGGCTACCCACACCGGTTTGCTGGAGACATTTGCCGCAATCGCGCGTCGTCGTACCTCCCAAGGTACCAATATACAGGATAATCAGATTATGAATGCCGAATCGAATGTGAACGAGCACGGCGATCAGAACGCATCAGGATCATTCCTCGGCCACTCGGTAACCAGTTTAGTTAAGTTGGCGTTGTCAAGCAACTTCCACTCGGGACTGCTCAGCACCGCACAGAGTTACCCAAGTTTATCGTCAAATAATAGCGAAAACATAGCTCCGTCGAACCCCACAAATACTTCTGCGGGACAGCAATCGGCATCCACTATTAATCATACCCTAACAATGAGTCTAACCTCCACATCGAGTGACAGTGAGCAAGTATCCCTGGAAGACTTTTTGGAGAGTTGCAGAGCGCCGGCGTTGTTGGGTGATTTGGACGATGAGGACGACATGGATGAGGACAATGATGAAGAGGAGAACGAGGATGAGTACGAAGAGGTTGGAAACACACTGCTGCAAGTGATGGTCTCCCGAAACTTGCTTACCTTTATGGATGACGAGGCAATGGAGAACAGGTTAGTGGGTGTGACCAAGCGCAAGTCCTGGGACGACGAGTTTGTTCTAAAGAGGCAGTTCTCCGCGTTGATACCTGCTTTCGATCCACGACCGGGCCGCACAAACGTCAACCAAACTTCCGATCTGGAAATATCCCCCCTTGGTGTCGAACTACCCAAACCCCAGCAAAGTGGGCCTGAGACTATCGAGCAGCCCTTGCTGGGCCTTAAACTGCGAGGTCCTGGAATCGGTGGCATACCCGAAGTGGAAATCGACCTGAGCAACACCGACTGGACCATATTCAGGGCGGTACAGGAATTACTTCAGTGCAGTCAGTTGAACAAGATGGACAAATTCCGAAAGATATGGGAGCCCACATACACTATTGTGTACAGGGAGGTATCACCCGAGGCACAGGAGACCACTTGCTTGGATCCAGAGGAGTTTCCGCAAACGCCCGATGTGTCCTCAAAGAGTGGTGCATCAACTTTGTCCCCCAACTCGCCCATGCACATCGGTTTCAACGTAGCCGATAATAACCTGTGCTCCGTGGACGATGTACTTGAGCTGCTCACTCAAATCAATGGTCTCAATCAGTCCGAAATCGATTCGGATGTCAAGGAGCACGGTGTATCTGTGTTGTCCGAAGATCTCTTCATCAGcaagaaaataacaaacaaactgcagcagcaaattCAGGATCCCCTGGTGCTCGCTAGCAACGCGCTGCCTAATTGGTGCGAGAACTTAAACCAATCCTGCCCGTTTCTGTTTCCATTTGAGACCAGGCAGTTGTACTTTAACTGCACGTCGTTCGGAGCTTCGCGCAGCATAGTATGCCTACAGTCCCAGCGAGATGTCACTGTGGAACGACAGAGGATACCCATCATGAGTCCGCGACGGGATGATCACGAATTCCGCATCGGGCGTCTTAAGCACGAACGCGTTAAAGTTCCGCGAAACGAGGATCTGCTCATGTGGGCAATGCAGGTCATGAAGACTCACTGCAATCGCAAGTCCGTGCTGGAGGTTGAGTTTTTGGATGAGGAAGGAACTGGTTTGGGACCAACGTTGGAGTTCTATGCCTTGGTGGCCGCAGAAATTCAGCGTTCCGACCTTTGTATGTGGCTGTCTGACGATGAATTGGGCGAGGACACTGAAAGCTCGCCGCTGAGTGCGGAAGGGAACTCAAAACCTGTTGGGTATTACGTAAATCGCAGGGAGCACGGAATTTTCCCAGCACCGCTACCGCAGAATACCGAAATTTGTGAGAAGGTTCTTAAATACTTCTGGTTCTTCGGCGTTTTTGTGGCAAAGGTTTTACAGGATATGCGCTTGGTGGACATACCATTATCAACATCATTTCTACAACTGCTTTGTCACAACAAAGTGTTATCACGTAATCTCCAAAAGGTCATTTCGGATAGACGAAATGGCGACCTTTCAGTCGTATCAGAAGAATCTGATATAGTAGAAACTTGCACTAAATTGCTGCGAACTGATTCCAACAAGTCAAATGCATTCGGCGGTATTCTGTCATTGGAAAACTTGAAAGAAATAGATCCAACTCGTTATCAATTCCTACAAGAAATGCAAAATCTTTTGATGCGGAAGCAGTCAATTGAGTTTGACGAGACGATAAGCGCAGAGAAGAAACAAGAGCTTATCAACGAGCTTAAGCTGCACACCCAAAATGGCTTGGAGGTATCTCTCGAGGACTTGGCCCTTACGTTCACGTATCTGCCCAGTTCCTCGATCTATGGATACACCCAGGCTGAACTGCTGCCGAATGGATCGTCAGTGAACGTCACCATCGATAATCTGGAAGCGTACTGCGAACTGCTGATGAACTTCATACTGCAGGACGGAATCGCTCAGCAAATGAAGGCCTTCAGTGATGGGTTTAACGAAGTGTTTCCTCTAAAGAAGTTGGCCGCTTTTACTCCCTCAGAGGCGCGAATGATGATTTGTGGCGAGCAGTTCCCCCATTGGAGCCGAGAAGACATTATTTCATACACTGAACCAAAACTTGGTTACAACAAAGACAG TCCCGGATTCCAACGCTTTGTTAACGTTTTGTTAAGCATGTCGGGAGACGAAAGGAAGGCGTTCCTCCAATTCACAACTGGTTGCAGTAGCCTGCCCCCAGGAGGACTGGCCAACCTTCATCCCCGACTGACAGTTGTCCGTAAGGTAGATGCTGGCGTTGGAAGCTATCCATCCGTGAACACATGCGTTCACTACTTAAAGCTTCCCGACTACCCAACTGAAGAGATCATGAAAGAGCGCTTGTTAACAGCAACTAAGGAAAAGGggtttcatttaaattaa